One window from the genome of Cyclobacterium amurskyense encodes:
- the tig gene encoding trigger factor, whose protein sequence is MEITLDKHAANEASVKIKLGEADYQQTVDAKIKDYAKKANIKGFRPGKAPFTMVKNLYGTSVLVEEINTILSKSLNDFLKEQDFEVLGDPIPSEEDSQNIDWKKQKDFEFGYKIGFVENIDLNLDQKIDAKVYEIALSDKEVNEAIENIKKQYGKMTNPEVSEENDFLYGDLKAVDGSYEENLSIPLSSLDGRTVKKFLGVKKEDTISFDPSKAIKGDIAEALNISKEAAENLKGEFTFTVQNINRTEEAQLDQELFDKVFGPDQVSTEEEFLEKVKTILSENYQKEIKVFNEEQIKDGLISNHKLDLPEAFLKEWLIRANDGKVSNEDVEKEFPAYAKQLTWSLISNKISKDNDIKAEHEDVIEKTKEMIREQLASSGMGAQLEDNMDMFLQNYLQGNEGKNYMQMMTSVQNEKVLDFVKSKIDLKEEKIGVEKFKELLEN, encoded by the coding sequence TTGGAAATTACATTAGACAAACATGCTGCCAATGAAGCCTCAGTAAAGATTAAACTTGGGGAAGCAGATTATCAACAAACTGTTGATGCCAAAATAAAAGACTACGCTAAAAAAGCCAATATCAAAGGATTCAGACCTGGTAAGGCTCCTTTTACAATGGTTAAAAACCTTTATGGCACATCAGTATTGGTAGAAGAAATAAATACCATTTTGTCCAAATCCTTAAATGATTTTTTAAAAGAACAGGATTTTGAAGTATTGGGTGATCCTATACCCTCTGAAGAAGACAGTCAGAACATTGACTGGAAAAAGCAAAAAGATTTCGAATTTGGTTACAAAATTGGTTTTGTAGAAAATATTGACCTTAACCTTGACCAAAAAATAGATGCTAAGGTGTATGAAATAGCACTTTCTGATAAGGAAGTAAATGAAGCTATTGAAAACATCAAGAAGCAATACGGTAAAATGACCAATCCTGAGGTAAGTGAAGAAAATGATTTTCTTTACGGAGATCTTAAAGCGGTTGATGGTTCTTATGAAGAAAACCTATCTATCCCTTTAAGTAGCTTGGATGGCAGAACAGTTAAAAAATTCTTGGGAGTTAAAAAAGAAGACACTATTTCTTTCGACCCTTCTAAAGCAATTAAAGGAGATATTGCTGAAGCATTAAATATTAGCAAGGAAGCTGCTGAAAACCTTAAAGGTGAATTTACTTTCACTGTTCAAAACATCAATAGAACTGAGGAAGCACAATTAGATCAAGAACTATTCGATAAAGTTTTTGGTCCTGATCAGGTTTCAACTGAAGAAGAATTTCTTGAGAAGGTAAAAACCATCTTAAGTGAAAACTATCAAAAAGAAATTAAGGTGTTCAATGAAGAACAGATCAAAGATGGCCTTATTTCTAACCATAAACTTGACCTTCCTGAAGCATTCCTGAAAGAATGGTTGATCCGTGCCAATGATGGCAAGGTAAGCAATGAGGATGTGGAGAAAGAATTCCCTGCTTATGCCAAGCAATTGACATGGTCTTTGATTTCTAATAAAATATCAAAAGACAACGATATAAAAGCTGAGCACGAAGATGTCATTGAAAAGACAAAAGAAATGATTCGTGAGCAGTTGGCCTCATCCGGAATGGGCGCACAACTTGAGGACAATATGGATATGTTTTTGCAAAATTACCTTCAGGGGAATGAAGGTAAAAACTATATGCAAATGATGACTTCGGTTCAAAATGAAAAGGTCCTTGATTTTGTCAAAAGCAAGATCGATTTAAAAGAAGAAAAGATCGGAGTAGAAAAGTTTAAAGAACTACTCGAAAACTAA